One Faecalispora anaeroviscerum genomic window carries:
- the citX gene encoding citrate lyase holo-[acyl-carrier protein] synthase: MNAAEMFTHGETPELNEVLLNRERRVQFISELLRRFPQSCVISLKCNIPGPVKSNGEILALFEYGENRIQNRLSNRGWKSNYQKRMNLRTGPEAFWVISEDSLEVKQQMILFEEEKLGRLFDADVLDQKEGLVQTRSRVELGHQPRRCLICDQDARICASRRLHPVPMLQQRLIQLLEENEEELENSETLQ, translated from the coding sequence ATGAACGCGGCAGAAATGTTTACACACGGCGAGACTCCCGAGCTAAACGAGGTTCTTCTGAACCGCGAGCGCCGGGTGCAGTTTATCAGCGAACTGCTCAGGCGCTTCCCCCAAAGCTGCGTGATCTCTCTAAAGTGTAACATTCCCGGGCCTGTCAAAAGCAACGGGGAAATTCTGGCTCTGTTTGAGTACGGAGAAAACCGGATTCAAAACAGATTATCGAATCGGGGCTGGAAGTCCAACTACCAGAAGCGGATGAACCTGCGAACAGGTCCCGAAGCTTTTTGGGTCATCTCGGAGGATTCTCTTGAGGTGAAGCAACAAATGATTTTGTTTGAGGAAGAAAAACTGGGCAGATTGTTCGACGCGGATGTGCTGGATCAAAAAGAGGGGCTTGTGCAGACTCGCAGCAGAGTGGAGCTTGGTCATCAACCAAGGCGATGCCTGATCTGTGACCAGGATGCCAGAATTTGTGCAAGCAGACGACTTCATCCGGTTCCCATGCTGCAACAGCGGCTGATTCAGCTGCTGGAAGAAAATGAGGAAGAACTGGAAAACAGCGAAACCCTGCAGTGA